CCGGCGAAGTCGCCAACGAACTGGCCCGCATTTACCTGGAATCCGGCGATCTCGACAACGCGCAGAAATGGTACGCGATGGGCCACGAAGCCGGCCTGAAACAAAGCGACATCAAGCCCGAAGGCATTGACCTGTGGAACTTCCGCTGGGAGCACGCGCAGGCCCGCATCGCCGCCCGCCGCGGCAAGCGCGCCGACGCCCAGCAGCACGTCGCCGCCGCCAAGGCCATCCTCGACAAGGGCACCAACCTCCAGCAGGCGCCGTTTTTCCCCTACCTTGAGGGATACGTCGCCTTCTATCTCGGCGACACCAAGGCCGCCATCGCCGCCCTGCTAAAGGCCGACCAGCGCGATCCCTTTATCCTGGTCCTGTTGGCGCAGGCATACGAAAAATCCGGCGACAAGACGCAGGCCATCGAGTATTACCACAAGGTCCTCGGCGTCAACAGCCACAACCCCACCAACGCCTTCGCCCGGCCAATTGCGAAGAAGAAGCTGGACTGAGGGTTATCGGTTTTCGGTTGTCGGTTAACGGTTCTCGATGGTCCTTCAAAGCTGTCGCGGGCGCCATTCTTAACCGATAACCGATAACCGATGACTGACAGCCAGCGCGGCTTGTCCCGCGACGTTCGTCCCAATATTCGCTGTCAGGGCTGAACCGGACGTATAATATGTGCATGCGGCGGAGCATCTTCACGGCCGCGCTCCTGATCGTCGTCACCGCGCTACCCTTGTGTGCCCAGCGCCGCGGAGTCTCCTCTCCACGTGCCGGCGCTGCGGTCGGCACCCGCTCCAGCGGACGAGTCATCGTGAACGGCGGCGTTGGCTTCGGAATGCGCGGCGGCGTTGCCTTCGGACGTAATCCGGGCTTCGGTGGATTCGTCAACCGGCGGCCATTCCATCCCCGTCGCTTCTACTACCCGTACGCCTACGCGTATTCGTATCCGTATCCCTATTATTCGTATCCGTATTCGATCTATCCGTATACCGCGTATCCCTACTATGGGGTCGGCCTTCAGAGCGACTTCGTGTACTCCAACGCCGCCGTGGGGACATACTCTGCTCCGGCATACATGGCGGACCACGACGCCGGCTTGCAGAGCGATCTCTACCGCCTGCAAGCGGAACTGGACCAAGTTCGGCAGCAGCAGGCGGCCGACCGCCAGCAATATGCGCTGAGCACGCCGACTGAGACGCCGCGGCCGGTTCCTGCCACGCGCCCGCAGCCGGAGCCACCCGCGCCTCCGACCGTGCTCATCTACCGCGACGGACACCAGGCGGAAGTCCACAACTATGCCGTTGTCGGGCAGGTGCTGTGGATTTTCTCCGAGGAGCGCGCGCGCAAGGTTCCGCTCGCCGACCTCGATCTCGACGCCACGCGAAAAGCGAATGAAGAGCGCGGCGTGGATTTCGCCGTACAGGCTAAGCCTCCCTCGCAATAAGGCACGGATCCTTCTCGGAATGTTCGCTTGGCGCCCCAGTCAGCAAGTGGTTGAGCGCGCGCAGAACTAATTGCCCACCCTTTGCTGCGCAAAAGGTAGGGTGCCCGGCACATCGAGCAATGCTTGCGGGTACCTATCTGCGATCGTCAAGAGCTTCAGTGCGGCTTGCCGTGGCTGGCGCACGCCCTGTTCCCAACTTTGGACTGTTTGCGTGCTGACATTCAGCAGTCGTGCGAACTTGGGCTGACTCGCATGCAACGCTGCTCTAATTTTCTTGATTCGGCTTGGTGGCATGCTCTTTGCGAGCGGCGGGATCGCGGTGACACGCAAATCGACCCGCTCACCGCGCTCGTATCGCAATGCCTCCTCTAACGCCGTCCGCAGTTGTCCAAATACCTTACGCCGTTTCCTCGTCATACTCCGTCCGTCTCCTCGTCGCACTGCTTCGTTAAGAAGACCAGATTCTTCATGATTTCTTGATCTGATCGACCAGAGCCTGCAAGACTTTCCGTTCCTCCTTGGAAATGTCCTCCTGTTCGCCTTTGTCGAGAAGCGCCAGAAGATGAATGTGCTGCTTCCGCAAAAGGTACAGGAAGAAGTACCTGAATCCTCCGCGACTGCCCTTTTGCCGCCCTGGGTTGCCGGTGCGAGCTTTGCGCACGCCGCCGGTCCCCTGAACTAACCTGCCCCGCTCCGGGTTTTTGAGAAGCTCGTCCTGAATCGCAGAAAGAACCTCTTCCGAAGATGCTCTCGCGAGCTGGGCTAGTCTCTGCGTGAACGGGCGCGATTCGATAAATACCACATAGTGGTATATACCACTATGTAAGATAGCAGGTCAATGGAAAAGGTTGTCGCCGGTGGGCGGCTGACGCCGCTGAATTGTTATGTCGAGATCGTTTTCCGGCCGGCAGCGGGCACGTAGGGGAGTGGCGGGCAAGCCGCGTAATCGACAGCGTCTCCCACCCTGTCGCTCCCTTCGACTGCGCTCAGGGCAGGCTCACCCGCGAGCGACACGGGTGGGCCAACCCCGAAAATCGTTTTGTTTGAAAGCGTGGGCCAGCCCCCGATGTTGCGTCACGAACCGCCAAGTCCGCCGGCGACGCTTGTTGTACGGCGGCCTGCTTGTGCTTCCACCAGGAATAGCCATACGCCAGGTTCAACGGCAATGTCCACCAGATCTGAACTGATGAACGCGACAGCCGCTTTGCCATACTTCGAAGAGAGTAAAAACGGCCATTCGCGTATCGAAAACCGGCCAGGAGTTCTGCCCGGCTCATGCGCTTCGGTTGGTAGACCACCTCGCTGCGGCTGTTATAGCGGCGCCAGTCGCGCGTCAAGATGCGTCCTTCCGCCTCCAGCTTTCGAAACAGGGGCGTACCGGGAAATGGAGTGAGAATGTTGAAGGTCGCATTCTGGACGCCCGTTTCCTCCAGGAAATCCAGGGTGTCCTCAAAGATCTCGGGCGGGTCGTGGTCAAAGCCAAAAACCACCCCCGCTTGCACC
This is a stretch of genomic DNA from Terriglobia bacterium. It encodes these proteins:
- a CDS encoding tetratricopeptide repeat protein, producing MKTAKLIAAILLLSFTALAQSNDDLIKQARKLNNEGHQDQALALYTQVLKADPGSYQAHLGAGVVLDLDGKYDDARKHFAKAIEVAPPESKAQAMRNMAFSYAFERKAADAARYEQPLYDEDIAGKNFFAAGEVANELARIYLESGDLDNAQKWYAMGHEAGLKQSDIKPEGIDLWNFRWEHAQARIAARRGKRADAQQHVAAAKAILDKGTNLQQAPFFPYLEGYVAFYLGDTKAAIAALLKADQRDPFILVLLAQAYEKSGDKTQAIEYYHKVLGVNSHNPTNAFARPIAKKKLD
- a CDS encoding helix-turn-helix domain-containing protein → MRYERGERVDLRVTAIPPLAKSMPPSRIKKIRAALHASQPKFARLLNVSTQTVQSWEQGVRQPRQAALKLLTIADRYPQALLDVPGTLPFAQQRVGN
- a CDS encoding type II toxin-antitoxin system RelE/ParE family toxin; this translates as MVFIESRPFTQRLAQLARASSEEVLSAIQDELLKNPERGRLVQGTGGVRKARTGNPGRQKGSRGGFRYFFLYLLRKQHIHLLALLDKGEQEDISKEERKVLQALVDQIKKS